CAAGAATGCCATATCAGACTGTTGCTGATGGGGATGGCGGAGTGAAGCCAGAACTGACGGTGAAGGGGATGAATCTGCATCAGGCTGGACGGCTAACTGACTCAATGACCCTCCCGGACCCACTTCCAAAAGGATTCGCTCCGGTTCTTGCTGCAAGATTGCCATATTCTCAGCAAACCGCACAGGCTGGCACATATGCTTTGCCCAGTAAGCGGGAGCAGTCGCCTCGTCAGGTGTAATCCAAGTCCCTGTGACATTGGATAAGTAAGGGATTTTAGGCGGCTGGAGATTAAAGGTTTTTGTCAGCTCGATTAGGGGAGTGGCGATCGGTTCTAGCATTCTGGAATGAAAGGCATGAGAGGTTTGTAACCGGCAATAGGCGAAACCCTTTTCGGTTAAATGCTGAATTAATTCATCCACAGCGTCCGTAGAACCTGAAATAACACAGAGAGAGGGAGCTTGAATTGCCGCAAGGAATAGATTTTCCTTCAACAAAGGGGCTACTTCTGCCGCTGAAAGGGGAACAGCCAGCATCGCTCCCCCTGGCAATTCCTGAATCATCTGGGCTCTTTTTGTAACCAGGGTTAGGGCATCCTCTAGAGACATGACCCCAGCCAGGCAAGCGGCAACATATTCACCGATACTATAGCCCAGCATTACCTGAGGATAAATCCCCCACGACATCCACAATTGAGCTAATGCATATTCAATGATGAAGAGAATCGGTTGAGCCAGGAAGGTTTGATTTAATGTCTGGGTGGCGGTATCCGCCTGTCCTTCAGCACGAGCTAGCAGTTTACGGAAATCGAGGCGGGAATTAGGGGAATTGCGATCGATCTCCTCTTGCATATCAGGGTTGGTTCGGTCTTTGCCAGGATACAACACGTCGCGTAAATCCAGACCTAAAAGAGGCTGAAGAAAGTTGCAACACTGATCAACCTGGTTTCGAAACGTGGATTCGCCCTGATACAGGTGCCAAGCCATGTTGACATAGTGGGTGCCTAATCCGGGAAACAGAAACGCGACGGGACGTCCTCCCCGGGGTTGATGGTAAGTTAGGACTCGTTTGGCATCTTGAAATGCAGTAATGGCATCGTTAACATCGCGGCAGACAACGGCTCGACGATGGCTAAATGCTCGACGACCGAGTTGCAACGTATAAGCGACATCCGCCAGGTTGAGGTCAGGATTTTGTTGGAGATAATCCACGAAATTGGCAGTTGCCGTCTCTAGGGCAGTGCTTGTTTTGGCGGATATCACCAGGAGTTGCCAGGGGCGAGAGTTTCCAGAAGGCGCTTGCGGCGGCGCTTCTTCTAAAACCACATGGGCATTGGTTCCTCCAAGCCCAAAGGCGCTTACCCCTGCCCGTCTGGGGATTCCGTTGGTTTCCCAATCGGTCAGTTTGGTATTGACATAGAAAGGAGTGTTGGTAAAGTCTATTTCTGGATTAGGGTGTTCAAAGTGCAATGTGGGGGGAATCTGTTGATGCTTAAGGGCCAGTAATGTTTTAATCAAACCAGCAACACCGGCGGCTCGATCAAGGTGACTAATATTGGTTTTTACTGAACCGATCGCACATTGTGCCTGTTTGGTAAAGCCATCCCATCTTTCCTGATTCCTTCCGGCACAAAACACATTGTCCAGTGCCCTGATTTCAATCGGATCTCCCAAAGCGGTTCCGGTTCCGTGGGTTTCGATATACGTGATTGTTTCGGGAGCAAAGCCAGCGATCGCCTGGGCATCGGCAATCACTTCGGCTTGGCCGGTGACGCTGGATGCAGTAAAACTCACCTTCTCAAATCCATCGTTATTAATAGCTGAGCCCTTAATCACGGCATAAATTGAGTCACCATCTCCTAAAGCCTCTTCTAGTCTTTTAAGTACCACAACTCCCACCCCACTGCCGAACGGACAACCTTCGGCTTTGGCATCAAATGCCCGACAGTGACCATCTGAAGAAGCCATTCCACCCTCTTGATAGAAATAACCCTGCTTTTGTGGAACGGTGATTGAGACACCTCCAGCCAACGCCAGATCGCAGTCGTAGTTCAGTAATCCCCGACAAGCTAAGTGAATGGCAACAAGTGAGGTAGAACACGCGGTACTCACATTAACACTGGGTCCCTTCAAGTTAAGCTTGTAGGAAACCCGTGTGGCTAGGAAGTCTTGGATATTGCCAATGTTAATGGATAAAGACCCTACTGTTTGGATCGAGTCAGGATTGGGAATGAGATTGTTTAAGCAATAACTACTTGAGGCGCTTCCGGCATAAACCCCAATTAATCCTGCCTTTGAAGACTCATAGCCTGCATTCTCCAGGGCAGACCAGGCAGATTCCAAGAAAAACCGGTGCTGCGGGTCAGTGATTTTAGCTTCCCGCGGTGTAAATCCAAAGAACGAAGCATCAAACCATTCAATGTCGTCCAGCGCAAATCCCGCCTTGACATAGTTGGGGTCGTGTAACCAAGTTGGATCTACCCCTGAAGCCAGTAGCTCCTCATCGGAAAAGAATGAAATAGACTCCACGCCATTGCATAAATTTTGCCAAAACTGTTCAACACTCCTGGCTCCCGGAAACCGACCGGCTATGCCAATGATGGCTATGCCCTCCAAGGACGGATCGCGCTTCATCTCATCCATTCGGTTTTCTCCTCTGCTTCATCCGTTGTTGATTGTTTTGGATCGCAACTTGTTTCTGCTTTGCACGATCCTGAGCATGTTGGAATACAGGTCTTTTAGCAATTTCTTGGCTCAGGTGCTCTGCCAATGCGCTAATGGTTGGATACTCAAATAAGTCAGCGATCGGAAAGTCCTGATGGAGCCGATCTCGCATTTTGCTGCGGACTTGAACGGTTAAAAGCGAGTCTCCTCCCAGGTCTAAAAAGTTATCGTAGATGCCTACGAGTTCAACACCTAGTAACTCTTGCCAGATTTCAGCCAACGTTTGTTCTAGCTCATTGCGAGGCGCAACATAAGGGTTGTTCAACTCTGGTCGTGGATGCGTTGGCTTAGATAGATTAACCTTCTCTAGAGTCTCCAGAAAGTTAGAATCTTCTCCGGCATTTTCTTGTTCAATCTGAGTTAGAAAATCGCAAGTTGATACCACAACCTGAGGAATTGTTCTTCCTAAAAGGCGATCGAATACTTCGGCCCCCTCCTGGGGTAAAATTTTCTGCTGAAGTGTTTCGGCTCGCCATGCTTGCAGGTTAAAGGGCACTGTCGTGTCTACTGCCATCCCTACCTCTTGCCAAGCATCCCAGTTAATCGAAAAGACTGAGCGATGGGAAGAAGATAAGAAGTGATGATGGGCAAAAACATCTAAGAACGCATTGGCTGCACAATAGTCTACCTGTCCAAACCCGCCTTGGATGGAGGTAAGAGAAGAACAAAGCACTAAGAAATCGAGTGGAATATCCTTGAACACAGCTTCAAGAATCCGCGTTCCTTTAACTTTAGGAGCCAGAATTCTTTCTACCTCATCAGGTGTTTTTCGTTGAATCACACCTCCACCAGGAACACCAGCCGCATGGATCACGCCATTGATCTGCCCAAACTGAGCGCAGGACTGATCCACAACGGCTTGCATCTGTTCAAACTGAGTGACATCCGCACTAATGATTTGCACTTCAGAGCCCAGTGCTTCTAGTTCTAGTATGATTTGAATCTTGCAGCTAATCTTGTCTTGTTCGTCATGAGTGGTCAACCAGTGTTGCCACGCTTCCCGTGGAGGAAATGCCGAACGTCCAATCAGAATCAGTTTGGCTTGAACGGTTTTTGCCAGATGTTGAGCCAGTGTTAATCCAATGCCACCCAGTCCACCCGTAATCAGATAAACTCCACCAGGTTTTAACCGTACTGTCCTTGCTGGGGGGCGATCGAATCGCACGGGTTCAAACGCTTGCACCCAGCGCTGACGCCCCCGATAGGCAATCACTAGATCGGGTGATGGCGTTGTCAATTCTGCTAGAAGTTGTTCTGCCAAGTTTTCGACTTGCCAATGTTCTGGAATAGGAAACTCAACATCAATACTGCGGCAATGAAGATTTGGATATTCTCGGGAAATCACTCGAACAGGTCCAAGGACAGTCGCCTTTTCTGGGCAGAGCGGTTCACCCCCTGTAACCGATTGCATCTGATTTGAAATCACCGTGATTTGAACGTCATCGGTAATCGCCTGTTTTCCTAACGCCTGAGCTAGAAAAAGCAGGCTGTAAAACCCTAAATCCTGTAGTTTGTTAACTTGTTCAAAGCCTAAATTTGGAAAATTGTGCGAGGTAACAGTCCATGAATGAATGATCTTTGTTGGAAATTGATTGTGCTTTAAAAGGGCTTTGAATAAGACATGATAGTCTTCCTGTTGTTGAGGATTGAGGCTGTATTCTTTTTCGTTCCACTGGGTAAAGTGCGACCCAATGCTTACGGTGATAATCTCGTGGTTTTGCTGTTGCAAATTCGTTACAATCTGGGAACCTAAACCGCATTCATCCAAGAATACAAGAATACAGGATGATTGATGTAACTCATCTTGGTCCAATAAAACTGGAGGTAAAGCGGGTTTCCAGAAAGGAAGGTAAAACCAGTCTGCGATGTCCAGTTTTCTACTCTTTGATTTTTCTTTGAATGGCGCGGCAACACGCTGTGGCTGCTTTTGTAAATCAATCCAATACCGCTGGCGTTCAAAGGGATACGTAGGTAACGGGAGTCTATGGCGACGCTCATGAGCATAAAAAACAGCCCAGTCTACTTTGAC
This portion of the Halomicronema hongdechloris C2206 genome encodes:
- a CDS encoding type I polyketide synthase yields the protein MDEMKRDPSLEGIAIIGIAGRFPGARSVEQFWQNLCNGVESISFFSDEELLASGVDPTWLHDPNYVKAGFALDDIEWFDASFFGFTPREAKITDPQHRFFLESAWSALENAGYESSKAGLIGVYAGSASSSYCLNNLIPNPDSIQTVGSLSINIGNIQDFLATRVSYKLNLKGPSVNVSTACSTSLVAIHLACRGLLNYDCDLALAGGVSITVPQKQGYFYQEGGMASSDGHCRAFDAKAEGCPFGSGVGVVVLKRLEEALGDGDSIYAVIKGSAINNDGFEKVSFTASSVTGQAEVIADAQAIAGFAPETITYIETHGTGTALGDPIEIRALDNVFCAGRNQERWDGFTKQAQCAIGSVKTNISHLDRAAGVAGLIKTLLALKHQQIPPTLHFEHPNPEIDFTNTPFYVNTKLTDWETNGIPRRAGVSAFGLGGTNAHVVLEEAPPQAPSGNSRPWQLLVISAKTSTALETATANFVDYLQQNPDLNLADVAYTLQLGRRAFSHRRAVVCRDVNDAITAFQDAKRVLTYHQPRGGRPVAFLFPGLGTHYVNMAWHLYQGESTFRNQVDQCCNFLQPLLGLDLRDVLYPGKDRTNPDMQEEIDRNSPNSRLDFRKLLARAEGQADTATQTLNQTFLAQPILFIIEYALAQLWMSWGIYPQVMLGYSIGEYVAACLAGVMSLEDALTLVTKRAQMIQELPGGAMLAVPLSAAEVAPLLKENLFLAAIQAPSLCVISGSTDAVDELIQHLTEKGFAYCRLQTSHAFHSRMLEPIATPLIELTKTFNLQPPKIPYLSNVTGTWITPDEATAPAYWAKHMCQPVRFAENMAILQQEPERILLEVGPGGSLSQLAVQPDADSSPSPSVLASLRHPHQQQSDMAFLLNTLGNLWLAGVPIDWSGFYAYEQRHRVHLPTYPFERQRYWIESPKTNNLPPPSAPSKNNPAPLDLKHSSHKTGNAFEVSNELEPPESLSRGEPNQSINSEEINNQETGTETKLEKHSLEQLITQQLEIISQQLDLLNLHE